The DNA sequence CTTTGCTCCTTATTCCCTGACTCGGTACATGGGCCTCACCCCCGGGGGGACGGCCTGATCCCGCCTCGCGGCGGGGGCCTTTTGCTCCCCCGCCTGCGTCTCAGCGGGGTCTTACTTCTTCTTGCCGGCGGCGGCGGCAGCGCCCGCCTTGGGCTTTTTCGTGCCGTACTTGCTGCGGCTCTTGTTGCGGTCCTTCACGCCCTGGGTGTCGAGCGAGCCGCGCACGATGTGGTAGCGCACGCCGGGAAGGTCCTTCACGCGGCCGCCGCGGATCAGCACGACGCTGTGCTCCTGGAGGTTGTGCCCCTCGCCGGGGATGTAGGCCGTGACCTCGAAGCCGCTGGAAAGCCGCACGCGGGCGATCTTGCGCAGCGCCGAGTTGGGCTTCTTGGGGGTGGTGGTCTTCACGACGGTGCACACGCCCCGGCGGAAGGGGCTCCCCTTGAGGGCCGGGACCTTGCTCTTCTTGGGCTGGACCGCGCGCCCCTTGCGGAGCAGTTGTTGAACGGTAGGCAGGGCAATCACTCCTAGTCTCTGACAAAAGGGTCTTGTGGGATGGTCCCGCCCACTCCTGGGGGCAGGCACGGGTTGGCGGGCCTGGGAGCCGTGAGGCCCAGAACCCGAGGTGATCGACGCGCCGTGTCGTGACCGTCAGCATCGGCCATCAGCAAGCCTAGGGGCGGCGCGCGTGCCGAGAAACTGATCCGGTGCAACCCTGTCCCGGTCAGTTTTCAACCTGAGAAGTATACCCCGCCGCGCATGGGCAGCGCAAGAACGGCGATTGTGTCAGAGGGCGTCTGACCTCCGTCTCCCCGTGGAGAGGGACGACCCGCCGGTCAGACCTCTTCTACCCTTCCGTCCTCGTGGACGCGCAGGCGGGGCGTTCCGAGGGGGAGGGCGAGGGTAAGCGTTCCCAGATACACCTGCATCCGCTCGGGCATCTCGGAGAGGTGGATGGGCGTGCGGGGCGCGGCGACGAGGCGGTACACGCCCGGCTCGCCCGGCACATGGTCGTACACGTAGGCCCCCCGGCGCTGCGGCGGGGTGAGGTGGTCGTCGAACCCTCCCGCGAGGGCATTGGGCTCCTCAGTCTCGGGGCGGGTGTCGATCCAGACGTGGACCGCTTCCAGGAGTTCCTCCGACGCCAGCGCCGCCTCCGGGACGTGGGGGTCACCCGCCGCCAGAAACTGCGCGACGTGCCCGTGATCGTCGGCGGCGAACCAGTCGAACTCGACCCCCGTGATCTCCTCGCGGGTGATGACGGTGTGGCCTTCCGTCAGGCTCACGCCGCGCCCCCGGCCCGGAAGGCTGCGGCGACGACTTCGCGCGCCTCCTCCATCACCTGCCGCAGGTGGCCCTCGCCCTTGAAGCTCTCGGCATAGATTTTGTACACGTCCTCGGTGCCGCTGGGGCGGGCGGCGAACCAGGCGTGCTCGGTCGTCACCTTCAGGCCGCCGATGGGCTCACCGTTGCCGGGGGCGCGGGTCAGCTTGGCGGTGATGGGGTCGCCCGCCAGGGTGGAGGCCGTCACCTGCTCGGGGCGGAGGTTGGCGAGGACCTTCTTCTGCTCGGAGTTGGCGGGGGCGTCCTGGCGGTCGTAGGCGGTGGAACCGTACCTCTCCGTCAGGGCGGCGAAGCGTTGAGAGGGCGTCTGCCCCGTCTTCGCGGTGATCTCGGCGGCGAGGAGGCCGGGGATGAGGCCGTCCTTGTCGGTGCTCCACGCGCCGCCGTCCCGACGCAGGAAGCTCGCCCCCGCCGACTCCTCACCGCCGAAGCCGAGGGAACCCGTCAGCAGGCCCTCCACGAAGTATTTGAAGCCGACGGGCACCTCCACCAGCCGCCGCCCGATCCCCGCCGCCACCCGGTCGATCAGGGCACTGCTCACGAGCGTCTTGCCCACCCCCGCGTCCGCGCTCCAGCCGGGGCGGTTCTGGAAGAGGTAGTCGATCATGACGGCGAGGTAGTGGTTGGGGTTCATCAGGCCGTCTGCGGTCACGATGCCGTGACGGTCGGCGTCGGGGTCGTTGCCCACGGCCACGTCGTAGTCGTCCTTCAGCGCCAGGAGGCTCGCCATCGCCCAGGGGCTGGAGCAGTCCATGCGGATCTTGCCGTCGCGGTCCACGGTCATGAAGGCGAAGCGGGGATCGACCTGCTCGTTCACGATGGTGAGGTTGAGGTCGTACTGAGCCTTGATCGCCTCCCACACGGGCAGGCTGGCCCCGCCGAGCGGATCGACGCCCAGCCGGACGCCGCTTTGCCGGATCGCGTCGAGGTCCACGACCTCGCCGAGTTCGGACACGTAGGGCGCGATGAAGTCGAAGGGGTCGAGACCCGCCAGCGCGTCGTCGAGATTGACTCTTCTCACCTCGCGCAACCCACCCTCCAGGATCGCGTTCGCCCGGTTCTGCACGGCCCTTGTGATGTCGGTGTCGGCGGGGCCGCCGCTGGGGGGGTTGTACTTGAAGCCGCCGTCCTGCGGGGGGTTGTGACTGGGGGTGATCACGATGCCGTCCGCCGTGCCGCCCTGCCCCGCCCGGTTGTGACCCAGGATCGCGTGGCTGATCAGCGGCGTGGGCGTGAAGAAGCCCGGCTGGGCACGCACCCGGACCCCGTTGGCGACCAGCACCTCCAGCGCCGTCATCCAGGCGGGCTCGCTGAGGGCGTGGGTGTCGAGTCCCATGAACAGCGGCCCGGTGATGCCCGCCGAGGCGCGGTGTTCGGCGACGGCCTGGGCCACGGCGAGGATATGCGCCTCGTTGAAGGTGCCGTTCAACGAGGTTCCCCGGTGCCCGCTCGTGCCGAAGGAGACCCGCTGCGCCGCGTTGCCGGGATCGGGCCGCGTCTCGTAGTAGCGGGCGACCAGGCGGGGGATGTTGGTCAGTAGGCTCTGCGGGGCTCTCTTACCGGCGAGGTCGCTGGGGGTCATGGGGGCAGTTTAAGCAGAGGGGCGCGGGCGGGCTCCCTTCGGGCAAGACAGCGTGAACACGGACGCGGAAAGGCCCGCTCCCCTCCTGTTACCCTCGGGCTATGCGCGAGTTTCTCAACGACTGGTGGCGCCTGATCAAGCTGACCGCCCTCTCGCTGGCGATTCCGGTGATGGTGTGGCTGCTGCTGGTGTGGGCGGGCGTGCTGCGCTAGGCCCCGCTGCGGACGACCCTCCTGCGAGTGACAGCGTGGAAGCACTCCCAGCGCCGTTTTCTGTGCCTGCGTGATACGGTCCGACCATGACGGGCAATACCAAGAGGGCGGGCGCAACACCCGGGACGGACAGCTTCGAGCACGCCCTGGTGCTGGAGACGGCGCGGGTGACGGAGGGAGCGGCCCTCGCCGCGAGCCGCTGGGTCGGCATGGGCGACAAGAACGCGGTGGACGGGGCCGGGACCGAGGCCATGCGCGAGCTGCTCAACTCGCTCGATATCCGGGGCACGGTGGTCATCGGCGAGGGCGAGATGGACGAGGCGCCCATGCTCTACATCGGCGAGCAGCTCGGCACCGGGCAGCACGAGGTGGACATCGCCGTGGACCCGGTGGAGGGCACGGTCGTCACCGCCAAGGGGCTGCCCAACGGCCTCGCGGTGATCGCCCTTTCCGAGCGGGGCGGGCTGATGCACGCGCCCGACTGCTACATGGACAAGCTCGTCGTGCCGCCCCCCGCCGCCGGGCGCGTGAACCTCGACTGGCCGGTGGAGGCGAACCTCAGCGTCCTGGCCCAGAGTCTCGA is a window from the Deinococcus aestuarii genome containing:
- the rpsL gene encoding 30S ribosomal protein S12, translated to MPTVQQLLRKGRAVQPKKSKVPALKGSPFRRGVCTVVKTTTPKKPNSALRKIARVRLSSGFEVTAYIPGEGHNLQEHSVVLIRGGRVKDLPGVRYHIVRGSLDTQGVKDRNKSRSKYGTKKPKAGAAAAAGKKK
- the pgm gene encoding phosphoglucomutase (alpha-D-glucose-1,6-bisphosphate-dependent); its protein translation is MTPSDLAGKRAPQSLLTNIPRLVARYYETRPDPGNAAQRVSFGTSGHRGTSLNGTFNEAHILAVAQAVAEHRASAGITGPLFMGLDTHALSEPAWMTALEVLVANGVRVRAQPGFFTPTPLISHAILGHNRAGQGGTADGIVITPSHNPPQDGGFKYNPPSGGPADTDITRAVQNRANAILEGGLREVRRVNLDDALAGLDPFDFIAPYVSELGEVVDLDAIRQSGVRLGVDPLGGASLPVWEAIKAQYDLNLTIVNEQVDPRFAFMTVDRDGKIRMDCSSPWAMASLLALKDDYDVAVGNDPDADRHGIVTADGLMNPNHYLAVMIDYLFQNRPGWSADAGVGKTLVSSALIDRVAAGIGRRLVEVPVGFKYFVEGLLTGSLGFGGEESAGASFLRRDGGAWSTDKDGLIPGLLAAEITAKTGQTPSQRFAALTERYGSTAYDRQDAPANSEQKKVLANLRPEQVTASTLAGDPITAKLTRAPGNGEPIGGLKVTTEHAWFAARPSGTEDVYKIYAESFKGEGHLRQVMEEAREVVAAAFRAGGAA